The window AGCAGTCCCAGGCTCAATCCCAGCCAGAGATGGACGCGGCGCACGAGGATGCGCGCGCGCGATCCTGCCGATCGGCGGTGCGCGCTCATCAGAACCGCGTCGCCAGCGCCACCTCGAACGATCGCGGCGCGCCGATATAGACGTTGGTGGTCGGGTAGCCGGAATATTCGCCGTAGAAGGCGTCGGTCAGGTTCCGGCCGCGCAGAGTCAGGGTCGCTTGCGGCGCGACCGGGAACGACAGGCTGGCGTCCAGCACGGTATGCCCGGCAACCCGAATGGTGTTGGCGGTGTCGGTGTAGAAGGCGCTGGCGTGCCGCAGGAAGCCGCCCACCGTCACCTTGTTGGCGATGGTGTAAAGCGCCGAGGCGTTGACCGTGGTTGAGGGCACATTGATCGGGCGGTTGCCGCTACGATCGATTCGCACGCCGGCTACCAGCTCTGACAGTTCGTCATATTGCGCGTCGGTGTAGGACACGCCCCCAGAGAGGCGCAGCGCCTTTACGGGGGAAACGACACCGGACAGCTCAACGCCTTGCGACGATTGCCGCCCGCCCTGCACGGCCAGCGCCGGGTTGTTGGGATCGCGCGTCAGAATATCGCGCTGTTCGATCCGGTAAGCCGCGCCGGTGACGCTCGCCCGTCCACCCCAGGCGCTCGCTTTGAACCCGGCCTCGTAGGCCCGGCCCTTGGTCAGCCGGAACCGGCTGTTGGCGATCGAGGCCAGCAGGATCGAGGACACCGTCGATCCCGCCGTCGTATATTGCGCATAGAGCGTCAGGCCCGGCGTGACGTCCCAGGTCGTGCCCGCCCGCCACGAGACAGGATCGAAGGTCGGGCTGTTGCGATCGACCGCGCCGGTGACATCCTGGATCGTCGCGCGGTCCAGTTCCATATGGTCCCAGCGCACCCCGCCGACCAGCAGCCACTTCGGCGTTAGGTTCAGCGCATCCTCCGCGAACACCGAGGTCTGCTTCAGCTTGGAATCGAAGGTGACGTTGCCGGCGGTAAAAATCGCCGTGCCCGTAGGCAGGGGCACGATGGCCGGGTTGCGCACGTCCACTGCCGGGAGGGCCGAGGTGGGAGCCGTCTGACGCAGGCTGACGAAATCGGTATCGTTGTGCTCGACGCCAAGGCTGAAGCGGTTGCGCAGGCCCGCGATCGATTGATCGTTGCCGATCACCCCGCGCGCATTCCAG of the Sphingomonas adhaesiva genome contains:
- a CDS encoding TonB-dependent receptor is translated as MAVAGWRRARLYPARHPCNSPDGSGHHSPDQRWDADEGNGAPEIVSASTVVQRDSNNWHYDRVEVLKGPASVLYGEGALAGVINKVTRKPVLGERHLDTLLSVGSFDTVFAAGGVNLPVSSTIAVRADASYQRSHSLYDVDNNDTFSAGLTASALWKPSDRLSLLVAVDHFEDRYDATYQGLPLIPGEYALRPSDAVTSANGLVADRALRRRNYNPQGAYSGADETTVRSRLDWSIGSGWTFALDLTGYTAKRAFLLADSQTFVAPTAALPNSSFRQTYQDFRHDHQFWNARGVIGNDQSIAGLRNRFSLGVEHNDTDFVSLRQTAPTSALPAVDVRNPAIVPLPTGTAIFTAGNVTFDSKLKQTSVFAEDALNLTPKWLLVGGVRWDHMELDRATIQDVTGAVDRNSPTFDPVSWRAGTTWDVTPGLTLYAQYTTAGSTVSSILLASIANSRFRLTKGRAYEAGFKASAWGGRASVTGAAYRIEQRDILTRDPNNPALAVQGGRQSSQGVELSGVVSPVKALRLSGGVSYTDAQYDELSELVAGVRIDRSGNRPINVPSTTVNASALYTIANKVTVGGFLRHASAFYTDTANTIRVAGHTVLDASLSFPVAPQATLTLRGRNLTDAFYGEYSGYPTTNVYIGAPRSFEVALATRF